In a single window of the Thermoproteales archaeon genome:
- a CDS encoding histidine--tRNA ligase, translating into MFKRPRGTRDYLPLDNLKRKLVIEKFRNVFELYGYGEILTPAFEHLELLEAKAGPEVKEQIYWFEDKAGRKLGLRFELTTSVARVVGEHRSLPKPIKFYYIQPMWRYEEPQKGRLREFWQAGVEFIGSRSPAADAEVVALTIRALREAGIEDAVARLNSRDIIEGLADSKGIRVEDRDEFFRILDKLEKRGRDFVVKELNRIGVEKHEAELLAEFISMEGSNEEKLEEARILLKNSDRGLNGIERISKIIQILENGYNLSDSVYVDYGIVRGLGYYTGFVFEIISENVREVGSIAGGGRYDDLIKLVGGFELPATGMSIGVERVIEVLEAKNIFAGLTCKAAKVLVAPVKSDYLIEALKIAEALRDNEISAIVDPERFKLRLLLDYADRLKIDYVIIIGEKELSEDKVTMRNMKTWEQETLKLEDAIKKILES; encoded by the coding sequence TTGTTTAAAAGACCGAGAGGCACTCGAGATTACCTGCCTTTAGATAATTTAAAGAGAAAACTTGTTATAGAAAAATTTAGGAATGTTTTTGAGCTTTATGGCTACGGCGAAATACTTACTCCTGCGTTTGAGCACTTAGAGCTCCTAGAGGCGAAAGCCGGTCCCGAGGTTAAAGAGCAGATATACTGGTTTGAAGACAAAGCTGGTAGAAAACTTGGATTAAGGTTTGAGCTTACAACATCAGTCGCCCGTGTCGTTGGAGAACACAGAAGTTTGCCTAAACCGATAAAGTTTTACTATATTCAGCCGATGTGGAGATATGAAGAGCCTCAAAAGGGAAGACTTCGGGAATTTTGGCAAGCTGGCGTCGAGTTTATAGGCTCTAGAAGCCCAGCAGCAGATGCCGAAGTTGTTGCCTTGACCATTAGAGCTTTAAGGGAGGCTGGTATCGAAGATGCTGTCGCGCGCTTGAATAGTCGCGACATAATTGAAGGCTTGGCGGACTCAAAAGGTATACGTGTAGAAGATAGAGATGAATTTTTTAGAATACTCGACAAGCTAGAAAAGCGTGGACGGGATTTTGTAGTGAAAGAGCTTAACCGCATAGGGGTTGAAAAGCATGAAGCTGAGCTACTTGCGGAATTTATCTCTATGGAAGGCAGTAATGAAGAAAAGCTTGAAGAAGCTCGTATTTTGTTAAAAAACAGCGATAGAGGCTTGAATGGGATAGAGAGAATAAGCAAGATAATTCAGATATTAGAGAACGGCTATAATTTAAGCGATAGCGTTTACGTCGATTATGGAATTGTTAGAGGTTTAGGCTACTATACAGGTTTTGTTTTTGAAATAATATCGGAGAATGTTAGAGAAGTCGGAAGTATTGCGGGAGGCGGTCGCTACGATGATTTGATAAAATTGGTTGGAGGGTTTGAACTTCCAGCGACTGGAATGTCTATAGGCGTAGAAAGAGTGATTGAAGTGTTGGAGGCTAAGAATATATTTGCAGGCTTAACGTGTAAAGCTGCGAAGGTGTTGGTCGCGCCTGTTAAAAGCGATTATCTTATTGAAGCTCTGAAAATAGCAGAGGCTTTAAGAGACAACGAAATATCGGCAATAGTTGATCCTGAAAGATTTAAGCTTAGGCTATTACTTGACTACGCTGATAGGTTAAAAATAGACTACGTTATTATCATTGGCGAAAAGGAATTGAGTGAAGATAAAGTAACAATGCGTAATATGAAAACCTGGGAGCAGGAAACGTTAAAACTTGAAGATGCTATTAAGAAAATATTAGAAAGCTAA